One Ricinus communis isolate WT05 ecotype wild-type chromosome 2, ASM1957865v1, whole genome shotgun sequence DNA segment encodes these proteins:
- the LOC8287228 gene encoding uncharacterized protein LOC8287228 — protein sequence MATGKGFINTYDHGTALEKNRVQCNYCGKVVSGITRLKCHLGGIRKDVVPCEKVPENVKEAFRNMLQEIKKEALAKEFGKQCQPDLPWKRNWSPTPNGVKHIKHEASQTAGCESNKQVDMDSGAEDGAAEYLPVCNRRVDPEFAINGEAKEDASSRQAKRCIGRFFYETGIDFSNANSPSFKRMLNTTLGDGQVKIPTIHEFKGWILWDELKETQEYVKKIRNSWASTGCSLLLDGWMNEKGQNLVSFVVEGPEGLIYLRSANVSDIINDLDALQLLLDRVMEEVGVDNVVQIIACSTTGWMGTIGKQFMDRRRTVFWSVSASHCIKLMLEKIGAMDCIKWIIEKAKIITKFIYGNGEVLKLMRNYTNSYDLVKTSRMKFGVPFLTLENIISEKKNLENMFASSEWMTSVWASSPEGKRVAHLMGDLSFWTGAEMTLRATVPLLRVLCLIIEADKPQVGFIYETMDQAKETIKEEFRNKKSQYVPFWEIIDEIWDTHLHSPLHAAGYYLNPSLFYSTDFYSDPEVSFGLLCCIVRMVQDPRTQDLISLQLDEYRHARGAFKEGSAINKRTNISPAQWWSIYGKQHPELQNFAIKILSQTCDGAMKFGLKRGLAEKLLLNGRNCNEQQRLDELTYVHYNLHLQNTQFGVEGGLGAEEIDPMDDWVVDKTLEIAPKIGGLEWMEADCTEATVNVDKPCEF from the exons ATGGCCACTGGAAAAGGCTTCATCAACACTTATGATCACGGTACTGCTCTTGAGAAGAATAGAGTTCAATGCAACTATTGTGGTAAAGTGGTCAGTGGCATCACTCGTCTTAAGTGCCACTTAGGAGGTATACGGAAAGATGTAGTCCCTTGCGAGAAAGTTCCAGAAAATGTGAAGGAGGCATTTAGAAATATGTtgcaagaaattaagaaagagGCTCTTGCTAAGGAATTTGGGAAACAATGTCAGCCAGATCTTCCCTGGAAGAGAAACTGGTCTCCCACCCCAAATGGTGTCAAGCATATCAAGCATGAAGCTAGTCAAACTGCTGGTTGTGAGAGCAATAAGCAGGTAGATATGGATTCTGGTGCAGAAGATGGTGCAGCAGAATATCTTCCAGTTTGTAACAGAAGAGTAGATCCAGAATTTGCCATAAATGGTGAAGCAAAAGAAGATGCCTCATCAAGGCAAGCTAAAAGATGCATCGGCAGGTTTTTCTATGAAACTGGTATTGATTTCAGTAATGCCAATTCTCCTAGCTTCAAAAGAATGCTAAATACAACTCTTGGTGATGGTCAGGTGAAGATCCCTACTATTCACGAGTTTAAAGGGTGGATTCTTTGGGATGAATTGAAAGAGACACAAGAATATGTGAAGAAGATTAGAAACTCATGGGCAAGCACTGGATGCAGTCTTTTGCTGGACGGATGGATGAATGAGAAGGGTCAAAACCTGGTTAGTTTTGTGGTGGAAGGCCCTGAGGGTCTGATTTATCTTCGTTCAGCCAATGTCTCGGATATAATCAATGATCTAGATGCCTTGCAGTTATTACTTGATAGGGTTATGGAGGAGGTTGGAGTTGACAATGTAGTTCAAATTATAGCATGTTCAACAACAGGCTGGATGGGAACTATTGGCAAGCAGTTTATGGACAGACGCAGAACAGTATTTTGGAGTGTTAGTGCATCTCATTGCATTAAGCTCATGCTAGAAAAGATAGGGGCAATGGATTGCATTAAGTGGATAATAGAGAAGGCAAAGATTATCACAAAGTTCATTTATGGAAATGGGGAAGTTTTGAAGCTCATGAGAAATTATACAAATAGTTATGACTTAGTAAAGACGTCCAGGATGAAGTTTGGTGTACCTTTCTTGACCCTGGAGAATATTATATCGGAAAAGAAGAACTTGGAGAACATGTTTGCATCATCTGAATGGATGACCTCAGTTTGGGCTTCTAGTCCAGAGGGCAAAAGAGTAGCTCATTTGATGGGGGATCTCTCATTCTGGACTGGAGCTGAGATGACCTTGAGAGCAACAGTACCACTGCTTCGTGTTCTGTGCCTGATCATTGAGGCTGACAAACCTCAAGTGGGTTTCATATACGAAACCATGGATCAAGCAAAGGAGACAATTAAGGAAGAGTTCAGAAACAAGAAATCACAATATGTTCCTTTCTGGGAAATAATTGATGAAATCTGGGACACCCATCTTCATAGTCCTCTACATGCTGCAGGCTATTATTTAAACCcaagtttattttattcaactgATTTCTATAGTGATCCTGAGGTTTCTTTTGGCTTGTTATGCTGTATTGTTCGCATGGTACAAGATCCGCGAACACAAGATTTAATATCTTTACAACTTGACGAGTATAGACATGCAAGAGGCGCTTTCAAAGAGGGGAGTGCCATTAACAAAAGAACCAATATTTCACCAG CCCAGTGGTGGTCCATCTATGGGAAACAACATCCTGAGCTGCAAAATTTTgctataaaaattttgagccAGACGTGTGATGGTGCTATGAAATTTGGGCTAAAGAGAGGTTTGGCTGAGAAGCTTCTGTTGAATGGAAGGAATTGTAATGAGCAACAAAGATTGGATGAGTTGACATATGTTCACTATAACTTGCACTTGCAAAACACACAATTTGGTGTTGAAGGTGGCCTAGGGGCTGAGGAGATTGATCCAATGGATGATTGGGTTGTAGACAAAACACTGGAGATTGCCCCCAAAATTGGTGGCTTAGAGTGGATGGAAGCAGATTGCACTGAAGCTACTGTCAATGTGGATAAACCTTGTGAATTTTAA